A part of Aminivibrio pyruvatiphilus genomic DNA contains:
- a CDS encoding metal-dependent hydrolase family protein translates to MSLILFTNATLLDCTGSDPVFPAWVVAEDGVIREVGTGSAPHIAGAEKTDCGGKTLMPGLIDGHMHASLFTNDLGELHRKILPSTACFRAAKILEDTLMQGFTTVRDAGGIDAGFREAQKQGLITAPKMQVCGRAISMTGGHADPRLPTEIAPPVTVGMLGVIADGVDEVRKAAREQLRLGADYIKVMAGGGCASAADEPDTVQYSPEELAAIVYEAKAAGKTVLTHNYSTRSMKMCAEAGVHSIEHGNYLDRETARILREHGCWLVPTMATYEIMAARGEEFGIPSYFLRKMKEVQKHSENALAIAFEEGLKIGSGSDMVGSGQPFKALEIELKARVMGPMKAILCTTRDNAELMGLSDRVGTIEAGKCADFILVDGDPLKDVRIFQNREKILAIVQDGKFIKKTL, encoded by the coding sequence ATGAGCCTCATTCTTTTTACCAACGCGACGCTTCTTGACTGTACGGGAAGCGACCCGGTTTTTCCTGCGTGGGTCGTTGCGGAGGACGGTGTCATTCGGGAAGTCGGGACTGGCTCCGCCCCGCACATCGCCGGAGCGGAAAAGACGGACTGCGGGGGAAAAACCCTGATGCCGGGCCTCATCGACGGGCACATGCACGCCTCGCTCTTCACCAACGACCTGGGGGAGCTTCATCGGAAAATCCTTCCCTCGACGGCGTGCTTCAGGGCGGCAAAAATTCTCGAGGATACGCTCATGCAGGGCTTCACCACCGTCCGTGACGCCGGGGGCATCGATGCCGGCTTCCGGGAGGCCCAGAAGCAGGGGCTCATCACCGCCCCGAAAATGCAGGTATGCGGCCGGGCCATCTCCATGACCGGCGGCCATGCGGATCCCCGCCTTCCCACCGAGATAGCTCCTCCCGTCACTGTGGGAATGCTGGGCGTCATCGCCGACGGCGTGGACGAGGTGAGGAAGGCCGCCCGGGAACAGCTCCGCCTGGGGGCCGACTACATCAAGGTCATGGCCGGAGGGGGCTGCGCCAGCGCCGCCGACGAGCCCGACACGGTCCAGTACTCTCCCGAGGAGCTGGCAGCCATCGTCTATGAAGCGAAGGCCGCGGGCAAAACGGTGCTCACCCACAACTACTCCACCCGGAGCATGAAGATGTGCGCCGAGGCGGGAGTTCACAGCATCGAGCACGGCAACTACCTCGACAGGGAGACGGCCCGGATTCTCAGGGAACACGGATGCTGGCTTGTGCCCACCATGGCCACCTACGAGATCATGGCCGCACGGGGGGAGGAGTTCGGCATCCCCTCCTACTTCCTCAGGAAGATGAAGGAAGTGCAGAAGCACTCGGAAAACGCCCTTGCCATCGCCTTCGAGGAGGGACTGAAGATCGGCTCGGGTTCCGACATGGTGGGCTCGGGACAGCCCTTCAAGGCCCTCGAGATCGAACTGAAGGCCCGGGTCATGGGCCCCATGAAGGCCATCCTCTGCACCACCCGGGACAACGCGGAACTTATGGGACTGTCCGACCGGGTGGGGACCATCGAGGCGGGCAAATGCGCCGACTTCATTCTCGTGGACGGAGACCCCCTGAAGGACGTCAGAATTTTCCAGAACAGGGAGAAGATCCTGGCCATCGTCCAGGACGGGAAATTCATCAAGAAAACACTCTGA
- a CDS encoding aspartate kinase gives MWNKGEGVVLKFGGTSVANPERIRAGAGRIADFFRSGLRVAVVVSAMGSTTNSLIALSGETSGGTPDRRELDQLLATGEQQSAALMAMELGRQGCPAVSFTGAQAGFLAEGPWGEGRILSVNPVRVEEACASGRVAVVTGFQAATASGDTITLGRGGSDLSAIALAGALGADSCRIFTDVDGVFSADPRKVPGALRIGRISWEECLEMTFLGAKVMQSRSIEMAERLELPLWVGSGEGEGTWIMGRTVDEAFRACAVVSDENIALLSAEGCGNGGCDVAEEFFLRGIHILAAAERGCPLFYIRRERLEEAAEICRRMSGKSPSVNPGAARVSVVGPGAGNHPEIGRAMLKVLGRLGAPAHLLTSSGLSVSCFVDEKDAQPALRALHAEFIEKKGGFQCA, from the coding sequence GTGTGGAACAAGGGAGAAGGCGTAGTGCTCAAGTTCGGGGGAACGTCGGTGGCGAACCCTGAAAGGATCAGGGCCGGGGCAGGCCGGATCGCCGATTTTTTCCGCTCGGGTCTCAGGGTGGCCGTGGTGGTGTCCGCCATGGGAAGCACCACCAACAGCCTGATCGCTCTCTCGGGTGAAACTTCGGGCGGGACGCCGGACAGAAGGGAGCTGGACCAGCTTCTTGCCACGGGGGAGCAGCAGTCGGCGGCCCTTATGGCCATGGAGCTCGGAAGGCAGGGATGCCCTGCGGTTTCCTTCACCGGCGCCCAGGCGGGATTTCTTGCCGAAGGCCCCTGGGGGGAGGGCCGCATCCTGTCCGTGAACCCGGTGCGGGTTGAGGAAGCCTGCGCTTCGGGACGGGTGGCCGTGGTGACGGGCTTCCAGGCGGCTACAGCCTCGGGTGACACCATCACCCTGGGGCGGGGTGGGTCGGACCTTTCGGCCATCGCCCTGGCGGGAGCCCTGGGAGCGGATTCATGCCGCATTTTCACCGACGTGGACGGGGTATTCTCGGCGGATCCCCGGAAGGTCCCCGGGGCGTTGAGGATCGGGCGGATCTCCTGGGAGGAATGCCTCGAAATGACTTTCCTCGGGGCGAAGGTGATGCAGTCCCGGAGCATCGAGATGGCGGAACGGCTGGAGCTGCCCCTGTGGGTGGGCTCCGGCGAAGGGGAGGGAACGTGGATCATGGGAAGAACGGTGGATGAGGCATTTCGGGCGTGTGCTGTGGTGTCGGACGAAAATATCGCCCTTCTTTCAGCGGAGGGATGCGGGAACGGAGGCTGTGACGTGGCGGAGGAGTTTTTCCTGCGGGGCATCCATATTCTGGCCGCCGCGGAACGGGGGTGTCCCTTGTTTTACATCCGCCGGGAGCGGCTGGAGGAAGCGGCGGAGATATGCCGTAGGATGTCGGGGAAATCTCCATCGGTGAACCCCGGTGCGGCGAGGGTCTCCGTGGTGGGGCCCGGGGCGGGAAACCACCCCGAGATCGGCAGGGCCATGCTGAAGGTCCTCGGCCGACTCGGCGCTCCGGCGCACCTTCTGACCTCTTCGGGGCTCTCCGTAAGCTGTTTTGTGGATGAAAAGGACGCGCAGCCCGCTCTCCGGGCCCTGCACGCAGAATTCATCGAAAAGAAAGGGGGATTTCAATGCGCGTAG
- a CDS encoding type I restriction-modification system subunit M: MDNGQLQNTLKSLCKVMWDSNVTNPITYVTQISYLLFLKMLEEMDHEQKEVLNGNYRTLFGTFREGGEDLDFDPLRWSVLTSNPDNEAMLRILRDTLPLLSRHPELSQGARSIFRNASIVIPNGATLRRAVDIIAPISFLGMDADVKGDLFEYLASELGGQKKAAQFRTPRHLIRVITRMVDPEIGGTVCDPACGSGGFLIAAYEHILLANTSPEFVSEKVSPDGAVRRIGIGDRLTRDQWDFLQTGAFFGFDGDQDILRMAAMNAMLHGFDRCPIVQRDSICGGEDRWDEIRFDYILENPPFSGSRGDAKRSLRVEKGDKYVLFLAHALRSLRPGGTAGIIFPNGILFGDTGSHITVKERLLREFDLQAVVILPKGMFEPYTPNPTCFFVFKNTGRPTENVWFFKVDGDGSSLSKARKFGIQYRNDFPDLLAMWPDRKTEEGRAWLVPARKIIENGYNMTLSGLGLMEAETVEYAEPEEILASVAAKEERILELIAEMQELLSGGNGK; the protein is encoded by the coding sequence ATGGACAACGGACAACTTCAAAACACTCTCAAGTCCCTCTGCAAAGTAATGTGGGACAGCAACGTCACCAACCCCATCACCTACGTCACCCAGATCTCCTACCTGCTCTTCCTGAAAATGCTGGAAGAAATGGACCACGAACAGAAGGAGGTCCTCAACGGGAACTATCGCACTCTCTTCGGCACCTTCCGGGAAGGCGGCGAGGATCTCGACTTCGATCCCCTGCGCTGGAGCGTGCTTACCTCCAATCCGGACAACGAGGCCATGCTCCGCATCCTCCGGGACACCCTGCCGCTGCTCTCCCGTCACCCGGAACTCTCCCAGGGAGCCCGCTCCATTTTCCGCAACGCCTCCATCGTCATACCCAACGGAGCCACCCTGCGCCGCGCAGTGGACATCATCGCACCCATCTCCTTCCTCGGCATGGATGCCGATGTGAAGGGAGACCTTTTTGAATACCTGGCCAGCGAGCTGGGAGGGCAGAAGAAGGCGGCCCAGTTCCGCACCCCCCGGCACCTGATCCGGGTCATCACCCGGATGGTCGATCCGGAGATCGGCGGCACCGTATGCGATCCTGCCTGCGGTTCCGGCGGATTCCTTATCGCCGCCTACGAACACATCCTTCTCGCCAACACCAGTCCGGAATTTGTCAGCGAAAAAGTGTCCCCCGACGGGGCGGTCCGCAGGATCGGCATCGGCGACAGGCTCACCCGGGACCAGTGGGACTTCCTCCAGACCGGAGCGTTTTTCGGCTTCGACGGCGACCAGGACATACTCCGCATGGCCGCCATGAACGCCATGCTCCACGGCTTCGACCGGTGCCCCATCGTCCAGCGCGACTCCATCTGCGGCGGAGAGGACAGGTGGGACGAGATCCGGTTCGACTACATTCTGGAAAATCCTCCCTTTTCCGGCTCGCGGGGCGACGCCAAGCGCTCTCTGCGCGTCGAGAAGGGCGACAAGTACGTTCTTTTCCTCGCCCATGCCCTGCGGAGCCTGCGCCCCGGCGGCACCGCCGGGATCATATTTCCCAACGGCATCCTCTTCGGCGACACGGGAAGCCACATCACCGTGAAGGAACGGCTTCTGAGGGAGTTCGACCTCCAGGCCGTTGTGATTCTGCCCAAGGGCATGTTCGAGCCCTACACCCCCAACCCCACCTGCTTTTTCGTCTTCAAAAACACCGGCAGGCCTACCGAAAACGTCTGGTTCTTCAAGGTGGACGGCGACGGATCGTCCCTCTCCAAGGCCCGCAAGTTCGGCATCCAGTACCGCAACGACTTTCCCGACCTTCTGGCCATGTGGCCGGACCGGAAAACCGAAGAAGGACGCGCATGGCTGGTACCGGCACGGAAGATCATCGAAAACGGGTACAACATGACCCTTTCCGGCCTGGGCCTCATGGAGGCGGAGACCGTCGAGTACGCCGAGCCTGAGGAAATCCTGGCCTCGGTCGCCGCGAAAGAGGAGCGGATTCTGGAACTGATTGCCGAGATGCAGGAGCTGCTGTCCGGAGGGAATGGGAAATGA
- a CDS encoding type I restriction endonuclease subunit R: MTTEADARILIDRLLEQAGWDIADKAQVSTEEAAADGRADYLLKDTRSRPLAVLEAKRFTVDPYSAKEQARTYALSLRAPFVMLSNGQEHYFWDYTDGDARPVMGFPSRADLERRANIRIHRKGDLGQSLSLHPMPYRFHFRGEEIEARPYQIECLKKADEALISGRRRMLFEMATGTGKTLTIAMLMKRWLQAAVISRVLFLADRIELAKQARETFDEYLGGWPTTILYGGKRSLEGQIVVGTLDTISSQLGGNGFGHGYFDLVVTDECHRSIYNTHRATLGHFDAVHIGLTATPNPGELCFISDHERRLIRNTYIFFDCWNAAEKTGQPTFEYGIQRGINDGYLSKYRIYNAESVLTFEGAEWEGEEIKPGSWGRDVESEDRLTTIIQEYFTADAERAKIRPRKTIVFAVSEKQASILEYLFNRLLSDEDCLRIAARINRSPSEVRQRFAEKITCYTNNGNPRPVIDRFKYDPLPLVAVSVDMLDTGYDQKDIENLVMLRPTGSHIKYAQMRGRGSRLCPKIGKEEFIIYDFVGNSKRFNDPAGEYRKPKQVGFAPGSRVAEGGEPDSGDLPPEAATPGGKSRKDNFTLIGGGSLVDEIRSREIILVGPEGLAMDRTAYRDEWEQKVVELRRTDPAVEKIFRGEELTDDEWEDLAGRLNSPRHYFNEETLRRAFEQPTGSLSDFVRVALGLGRFLTREERIEKAFDVWVSEHSSSINPDQARMLRLLKARVLSGDTISLELFSQPPFTLWGGRTRMEQLFGGEQLQEMVEELNSLIAG, translated from the coding sequence ATGACCACAGAAGCCGATGCCCGAATATTGATTGACAGGCTGCTTGAGCAGGCAGGCTGGGATATTGCAGACAAGGCACAGGTTTCCACGGAAGAGGCCGCCGCCGATGGGCGTGCCGACTATCTTCTGAAGGATACCCGGAGCCGTCCCCTCGCCGTCCTCGAAGCCAAGCGATTTACCGTCGATCCCTACTCGGCCAAGGAGCAGGCCAGGACTTATGCACTGTCGCTCCGGGCGCCCTTCGTGATGCTGAGCAACGGCCAGGAGCACTATTTCTGGGACTACACCGACGGTGACGCCCGCCCGGTAATGGGGTTCCCAAGCCGGGCAGACCTGGAGCGGCGGGCGAACATCCGGATTCACCGCAAGGGGGATCTCGGGCAGAGTCTTTCGCTGCATCCGATGCCCTACCGGTTCCATTTCCGGGGCGAGGAAATAGAGGCCCGGCCCTACCAGATCGAATGTCTTAAAAAGGCCGATGAAGCCCTGATTTCCGGCCGCCGGCGGATGCTATTCGAGATGGCCACCGGAACAGGCAAAACCCTGACCATCGCCATGCTGATGAAACGGTGGCTTCAGGCGGCGGTTATCTCCCGGGTTCTCTTCCTGGCGGACCGCATCGAGCTGGCCAAGCAGGCCCGGGAAACCTTCGACGAATACCTGGGCGGCTGGCCCACGACCATCCTGTATGGAGGCAAGCGCAGCCTGGAGGGGCAGATCGTCGTGGGTACCCTCGACACCATTTCCTCCCAGCTTGGAGGCAACGGTTTCGGCCACGGATACTTCGACCTTGTGGTGACCGACGAATGCCACCGCTCCATCTACAATACCCACCGGGCCACCTTGGGGCATTTTGACGCCGTTCATATCGGCCTCACCGCCACCCCGAACCCCGGGGAACTCTGCTTCATAAGCGATCACGAGCGCCGCCTTATCCGCAACACCTACATCTTCTTCGACTGCTGGAACGCTGCTGAAAAAACGGGGCAGCCCACCTTCGAATACGGCATCCAGAGGGGCATAAACGACGGATACCTCAGCAAATACCGGATCTACAACGCCGAAAGCGTGCTCACCTTTGAGGGTGCCGAGTGGGAGGGTGAGGAGATCAAGCCCGGCTCCTGGGGGCGGGACGTCGAGTCCGAGGACCGGCTTACCACCATCATCCAGGAGTATTTCACCGCTGACGCCGAACGGGCAAAAATCAGGCCCCGCAAGACCATCGTCTTCGCGGTTTCGGAAAAACAGGCCTCGATTCTTGAATACCTCTTCAACAGACTCCTTTCCGATGAAGACTGTCTCCGTATCGCGGCCCGGATCAACCGCTCCCCGTCCGAGGTACGCCAGAGGTTCGCCGAAAAAATCACCTGCTATACCAACAACGGCAATCCAAGGCCTGTTATCGACCGGTTCAAATACGATCCGCTCCCCCTGGTGGCCGTTTCGGTGGACATGCTCGACACCGGTTATGACCAGAAGGATATTGAAAACCTGGTCATGCTCCGGCCTACCGGATCACACATCAAATACGCCCAGATGCGGGGGCGGGGCAGCCGCCTGTGCCCGAAGATCGGCAAAGAGGAATTCATCATCTACGACTTTGTCGGCAACTCGAAGCGGTTCAACGATCCCGCCGGGGAATACCGCAAGCCGAAGCAGGTCGGTTTCGCCCCGGGATCCCGTGTTGCCGAGGGAGGTGAACCTGACAGCGGTGATCTGCCGCCGGAGGCCGCCACCCCCGGAGGTAAGAGCCGAAAAGATAATTTTACCCTCATCGGCGGAGGCTCCCTGGTTGACGAAATCCGCTCTCGGGAGATAATTCTCGTCGGACCGGAAGGGCTTGCCATGGACCGCACGGCCTACCGGGATGAGTGGGAACAGAAGGTGGTGGAACTCAGGCGGACCGATCCGGCGGTGGAAAAGATCTTCCGCGGGGAGGAACTGACCGATGATGAATGGGAAGACCTCGCCGGACGCCTCAACTCCCCCCGGCACTATTTCAACGAAGAGACCCTGCGCCGGGCTTTCGAGCAGCCCACCGGCTCCCTTTCCGACTTTGTAAGGGTAGCTCTGGGACTCGGACGTTTTCTCACCCGGGAAGAGCGCATCGAGAAGGCCTTCGATGTCTGGGTTTCGGAACACTCGAGCAGCATCAATCCCGACCAGGCCCGGATGCTTCGCCTGCTGAAGGCCCGGGTTCTGTCGGGGGATACAATATCGCTGGAACTTTTCAGTCAGCCCCCCTTCACCCTCTGGGGCGGGCGGACCAGAATGGAGCAGCTCTTCGGAGGGGAACAGCTTCAGGAAATGGTGGAGGAACTGAACTCCCTGATTGCAGGATAA
- a CDS encoding restriction endonuclease subunit S yields MSKWPLRKLGDDEICILNPKKAEVAGLANDTPVSFVPMARVDEISGTMNVSESKNLGDVRKGYTYFAEGDVVFAKITPCMENGKSAIARNLINGVGFGTTEFHVLRPRNLVTSEWLRLFVRDKNFREQAKKNMHGAAGQQRVPVDFLRDSQIPVPPIHEQHRIVQRIEDLTRRMEEVRKLSAQREEELDIFLHALYVRMLEGVVWKPLKEVASLFRRSIKTEPEKSYEEMGIRSFGKGTFKKPVLSGKQIGNKRIYAIHEGDLVFNNVFAWEKAIAVAKAEDHGRVGSHRFITYVPKKGRATSEFLCHHFLGDRGIEDIRAASPGSAGRNRTLGLNKLAKILVPVPEYNEQKRFSEIANRRQTIQQQNLGLKEDFKTLYSSLLAKAFRGEL; encoded by the coding sequence ATGAGTAAATGGCCCCTCCGAAAGCTCGGAGACGATGAAATCTGTATTCTGAATCCCAAGAAAGCGGAAGTTGCCGGACTCGCTAACGACACACCTGTTTCTTTCGTGCCGATGGCGCGAGTTGATGAGATTTCTGGGACTATGAATGTCTCCGAATCTAAAAATTTAGGAGATGTTCGAAAAGGTTATACCTACTTTGCGGAAGGCGATGTTGTGTTTGCCAAGATAACACCCTGTATGGAAAACGGGAAGTCCGCTATTGCCCGTAATCTTATTAATGGAGTAGGTTTTGGAACCACAGAATTCCATGTCCTGCGTCCTCGAAATTTGGTAACTTCGGAATGGCTACGCCTTTTCGTGAGGGATAAAAATTTCCGCGAGCAGGCAAAGAAAAACATGCATGGTGCTGCCGGACAACAGCGAGTTCCAGTAGATTTTTTGCGGGATAGCCAAATCCCAGTTCCTCCTATCCACGAGCAGCATCGGATCGTACAACGGATCGAAGACCTGACCCGCCGAATGGAAGAAGTACGGAAGCTTAGTGCTCAACGCGAAGAAGAATTGGACATATTTCTTCACGCGTTGTATGTCCGTATGCTAGAAGGGGTTGTATGGAAGCCACTCAAAGAGGTTGCGTCGCTGTTTCGCCGCTCAATAAAGACTGAACCGGAAAAAAGTTATGAAGAAATGGGTATTCGCAGTTTTGGCAAAGGTACGTTTAAAAAACCAGTGTTAAGTGGCAAACAAATCGGCAATAAACGGATCTACGCTATTCACGAAGGTGATCTTGTTTTCAATAACGTCTTTGCTTGGGAGAAGGCAATAGCTGTAGCCAAGGCCGAAGATCATGGACGAGTGGGTTCCCACCGTTTCATTACCTATGTTCCAAAGAAAGGCCGGGCAACATCGGAATTTCTTTGCCATCATTTTCTTGGTGATCGTGGCATCGAAGACATCAGAGCTGCATCGCCTGGATCTGCTGGAAGAAACAGGACGTTAGGGTTAAACAAGTTGGCAAAAATACTTGTTCCCGTACCGGAATACAATGAGCAGAAGCGTTTTTCGGAAATCGCGAATCGTCGTCAGACAATACAACAACAAAATCTCGGATTAAAGGAAGATTTTAAGACTCTTTATTCTTCTCTGCTCGCCAAGGCCTTTCGGGGCGAGCTGTAG
- a CDS encoding homoserine dehydrogenase codes for MRVEKEWGLCFVGFGNVGQGLARLLVKKEEELASRWGFSCRTLAVVGKTKGALVRPEGIGMADLLARVGRGEPLGSDSVSPVEAALLPGVDMVIDVTPTNLSDGEPGLSLTRAALEAGRHVVTSDKGPVSLAFPELKKLAEARGCSYRFEGAVMSGTPSLNLALESLAGCDVLEAKGIVNGTTNYILTRMEDGLEYGEALREAMEKGYAEADPSGDVDGWDAAVKAQILAGVVLGSPLSLASVDRRGIAGITKKDVEDALARGHRIKLVARASCSGGTVRASVAPEEIPLSHPLAGVTGATNALTFTTDTLGDVTIIGPGAGREETGQALLSDMLAIAAGARKEEECLIKQSHFH; via the coding sequence ATGCGCGTAGAAAAAGAATGGGGGCTGTGCTTCGTGGGGTTCGGCAACGTAGGGCAGGGGCTGGCCCGGCTGCTGGTGAAAAAGGAGGAGGAACTCGCCTCCAGGTGGGGCTTTTCCTGCCGCACCCTGGCCGTGGTGGGAAAGACAAAGGGCGCCCTGGTCCGTCCCGAAGGGATCGGCATGGCTGACCTGCTGGCCCGGGTCGGCAGGGGAGAACCCCTGGGCTCTGACTCCGTCTCCCCGGTGGAGGCGGCGCTGCTTCCGGGAGTGGACATGGTGATCGACGTGACCCCCACCAACCTCTCGGACGGAGAGCCGGGGCTGTCGCTCACCCGGGCCGCCCTGGAGGCGGGACGGCACGTGGTCACCTCGGACAAGGGGCCCGTCTCCCTGGCCTTCCCGGAACTGAAGAAACTGGCGGAAGCCCGGGGCTGCAGCTACCGCTTCGAGGGCGCGGTGATGAGCGGGACCCCCTCCCTCAACCTTGCCCTGGAATCCCTGGCGGGCTGCGATGTCCTGGAGGCCAAAGGAATAGTGAACGGCACCACCAACTACATCCTCACCCGCATGGAGGACGGGCTCGAATACGGCGAGGCCCTCCGGGAAGCCATGGAGAAGGGGTATGCGGAGGCCGACCCGTCCGGGGACGTGGACGGGTGGGATGCGGCCGTGAAGGCCCAGATACTTGCCGGGGTGGTGCTCGGATCTCCCCTTTCCCTTGCGTCGGTGGACCGCCGGGGGATCGCGGGGATCACGAAGAAGGACGTGGAGGACGCCCTGGCCCGGGGACACCGGATCAAGCTGGTGGCCAGGGCCTCCTGCAGCGGAGGAACCGTCCGTGCGTCGGTGGCGCCGGAAGAGATCCCTCTTTCCCATCCGCTGGCGGGAGTGACCGGTGCGACAAACGCCCTCACCTTCACCACCGACACCCTCGGCGACGTGACCATCATCGGCCCGGGTGCGGGAAGGGAGGAGACGGGGCAGGCCCTCCTGTCGGACATGCTCGCCATCGCCGCGGGCGCGCGAAAGGAGGAGGAATGCCTAATAAAACAAAGCCATTTCCATTGA
- a CDS encoding Lrp/AsnC family transcriptional regulator, translated as MTNKQITLDETDIRLLNALWNSGRATLAELGKDCGLSAPGVADRLRRLERNGVILGYAPRIGLAAAGFGLTAFVEITLGHPSFREAFLDLAASLPEIRECHHVTGSSDYLLKVVCSGTAHLEELISERLKGCPGVAASRTSVVLSTPKDRPDAPLPDRP; from the coding sequence ATGACGAATAAACAAATTACACTCGACGAAACGGACATCAGGCTGCTGAACGCCCTCTGGAACAGCGGCCGGGCAACCCTTGCCGAATTGGGGAAGGACTGCGGCCTGTCGGCCCCCGGAGTGGCGGACAGGCTCCGCAGGCTGGAGCGGAACGGGGTCATCCTGGGGTACGCCCCCCGGATCGGCCTCGCCGCCGCCGGATTCGGCCTGACGGCCTTCGTGGAGATTACCCTCGGGCATCCTTCCTTCAGGGAAGCGTTCCTTGACCTGGCGGCATCCCTTCCGGAAATTCGGGAATGCCACCACGTAACGGGCAGCTCCGACTACCTGCTGAAGGTGGTCTGCTCAGGCACAGCCCACCTGGAGGAGCTGATCTCCGAGAGGCTGAAGGGATGCCCCGGCGTGGCGGCCAGCAGGACGTCCGTGGTCCTGTCCACTCCCAAGGACCGTCCCGACGCCCCTCTTCCTGACCGGCCATGA
- a CDS encoding sodium:solute symporter family protein: MQVTFAFYCVIAYLLVITVVGIYYGKKVKTQEDYSVAGRSLPTPILIGTLMATWMGAGTVLGGPAASGYQYGLMAAIAFSMGSPVGQFVLSFVAKKIRRMNAQTVPEVIEKVYGSLARVLATVIIMLAYIGIVAYQYKGVGLILNSILGVPENIGTLIAFGVIVVTALFGGLYSVAYTDFLSCCMMMAGLFIGVPMAISMAGGWSWVAANIPPGHLGFGSISFPQLLGFFFPVFFYVMGDQNMYQRFFAAKDEKTAMQSGIGWMIGCTATYFFVAAAAIAARALYPNINAAQSFVHLATHGMPTIIGGICVAAITAFIVTTANSFLLSVGVNMSWDVYARFVNPDAPTEKKLFVSRASVLGLGILAYVVIQYYPELLILQQYTYTMYGAAITPALLAAVMFPERITPLGGVVSIFTGGAVTIAWETAKTAGWAVAKTYPPVLIAAPLAILALIIFRKNGKK, encoded by the coding sequence GTGCAGGTAACGTTCGCTTTTTACTGCGTCATAGCCTATCTGCTGGTCATCACAGTCGTCGGAATTTATTACGGGAAAAAGGTCAAAACCCAGGAGGACTATTCCGTGGCGGGGCGGTCCCTTCCGACTCCCATCCTCATCGGAACCCTCATGGCTACCTGGATGGGAGCGGGAACGGTCCTCGGCGGACCCGCCGCAAGCGGATACCAGTACGGCCTCATGGCCGCCATCGCCTTTTCCATGGGGTCCCCGGTGGGCCAGTTCGTCCTCTCCTTCGTCGCGAAGAAGATCCGGCGGATGAACGCCCAGACGGTACCTGAAGTTATCGAGAAGGTCTACGGCAGCCTTGCCCGCGTCCTCGCCACAGTCATCATCATGCTCGCCTACATCGGGATCGTCGCCTACCAGTACAAGGGCGTGGGTCTCATCCTGAACTCCATACTCGGCGTTCCCGAGAACATCGGGACCCTCATCGCCTTCGGCGTCATCGTGGTGACCGCCCTTTTCGGAGGCCTCTACTCGGTGGCCTACACCGACTTTCTGAGCTGCTGCATGATGATGGCCGGCCTCTTCATCGGCGTGCCCATGGCGATCTCCATGGCCGGGGGCTGGAGCTGGGTGGCGGCGAACATCCCTCCGGGACATCTCGGATTCGGCTCCATTTCCTTCCCCCAGCTTCTCGGTTTCTTCTTCCCGGTGTTCTTCTACGTGATGGGCGACCAGAACATGTACCAGCGCTTCTTCGCGGCGAAGGATGAAAAAACGGCCATGCAGAGCGGCATCGGCTGGATGATCGGATGCACGGCCACCTACTTCTTCGTGGCCGCCGCCGCCATCGCCGCCCGGGCCCTCTATCCGAACATCAACGCGGCCCAGTCCTTCGTCCACCTGGCGACCCACGGGATGCCCACCATCATCGGGGGCATCTGCGTGGCGGCCATCACGGCCTTCATCGTGACCACGGCGAACTCGTTCCTTCTCTCCGTGGGAGTGAACATGAGCTGGGACGTCTACGCCCGCTTCGTCAATCCGGATGCGCCCACGGAGAAGAAGCTCTTCGTCTCCAGGGCCAGCGTGCTGGGCCTGGGCATACTGGCCTACGTGGTCATCCAGTATTACCCTGAACTCCTCATCCTCCAGCAGTACACCTACACCATGTACGGCGCCGCCATTACGCCGGCCCTTCTCGCTGCGGTCATGTTCCCCGAGAGGATCACCCCCCTGGGAGGGGTCGTCTCCATCTTCACCGGCGGAGCCGTCACCATCGCATGGGAAACCGCGAAAACCGCGGGCTGGGCCGTGGCGAAAACCTATCCGCCGGTGCTCATTGCGGCTCCCCTTGCCATACTGGCGCTGATCATTTTCAGGAAGAACGGGAAAAAGTAA